The Anoplolepis gracilipes chromosome 14, ASM4749672v1, whole genome shotgun sequence genome includes a window with the following:
- the LOC140673313 gene encoding protein anon-73B1 isoform X2, translating into MADADPQFKRLLLPAEETLFEQLLRFGLYVGAVFQIICLLSIVIYQAGPSDGVAALKDDPSDVECSENSPQVTPRRPHRPRKQEKKKRR; encoded by the exons ATGGCGGATGCAGATCCACAGTTCAAACGCCTTTTACTGCCGGCAGAAGAAACTCTGTTTGAGCAATTGTTGAGATTTGGCCTCTATGTTGGCGCAGTATTCCAAATTATATGCTTGTTATCCATAGTAATATATCAGGCAGGTCCATCCGATGGTGTGGCAGCTTTAAAG GATGATCCAAGTGATGTAGAATGTTCTGAAAACAGTCCTCAAGTAACACCAAGGAGACCTCATCGGCCACGCAAacaagagaagaagaagagacgTTAA